Genomic segment of Apium graveolens strain L.+W99A mitochondrion, complete genome:
ACTCCGTTTCACTCGTTCAGTTGTTAGTTCTTGTCCCCTTTCTGACCAGGAAAGTGAACCTTGCATAAGGATATCCCAGCTCGAAAAACATTTCCTTAAAAAAAGAGAGTTTTTTTGGTTGGAAAATAAGGTATTTCATTCTCCGGCTATTTACTTTATAATAGCACTTCAAAGGTATAGCAGCTTATGAGGAAAAGCACCTCCATGAGGGTCGCGGATTCAGGTCCCTACTACACAGCAGTTATAAACACATAGAGCAACCACGAGCACACAGGATACTAACATGAAATTTTGTGACAAAAAAGAAGGCCATTCTCAGTATTTAGAAACATAGAGCAAAAAGCTGTTTGATAGAAAGTTGGATACGTTTGATAGTATGAAACCTTTAACCGAATAGGGCACCAAGCCAGCTTCCACTTGTGTTGTCTCCTGGGCCGGTTGACCCTTTACCAAACCAAATAAGACAGGTCCTACCTAAAAGGCAAGTTCCTAACTAAGAAACCTAAGCTAAAAGCGCAAGTGGGGTGTATCTATAGTCGGCTTTGCCGCTTCACAGCTCCGCAATCCCGCTTTATCTAAGCTTCGCAAAGTGCACTCTCAGTTCCCTTCGTACGACAGGGCCCCTGCCCCATTCTTCCCTCTATGGAACCAGGTCGAATCCTCAACTACATTCTAAAAGTAAAAGGGGTCTTGGCAATCTGCCCAATAGAGTCTAAAGCTGCTGCTACTTCGTCCCCTTCCTTGCCTGCTTCAATCAATCGTATTTATTTCGTGAAAACGGAAACGTACTTTATTAAGGCCGATGCCTGTGCCCTGCCGAGTGAAGGAGAGATTGTCGTACTTATGGGGATCAAAAGTGACTAGCCCTGGTCTGGGAGTCCTGAGAATACTGAATACAAGAAGGTATCATTTAGTATCTGTTGACCGGACTAGTCTCGTCCCATCTGGGCTGTTTTTGGCTAACATAGAAAAAGGGTAGGATTCCGTTCCCGAGGGACCTTCAAATACTTCTACTCGTCCTGACTTGCTCAGCTTTCGACTAGAGAGTGGACCTTCTGGACATCCGGAGCGCACTCAGATTGGCCATTGAACAGAGGGGGGCTTTTCACCTGAACTGAGACCCCGAGATGCCGATTGAGACCCGGAGATGCCCATTTCACTGCCCTAACAACCAGAAAAGCGGAGCAGCTCCTTTGTTGGTGCCTTTCCGCGGAAAAGTAATTTAGTTTCTTTCCAGCTCTCTAGTATACTTATTCTCTTTCTTATGCTGTTTTCTGCCTGTAGTGTGGTTCTGTCCCTACTATTGATAAAATCACTGGATGCTCTTGCTGCTCTGCTCCTCTAGTCATTGAACCAGCGCACTCCAATACAAGCTTCTCTTCTTTAATGAATGGGACTGACTCGGCTAAGTAAAGTGCAGTATCGGTTCTAATAAAGAGAAAGAATCTATCCTTACCCTACTGCAGGAAAAAGCACTTTCTATCCCCCCGCGCTACAAAACAAACTTATCTAAGCACTCAAAACAAAGCTGAAATAAGGAATGGGAGAAGCTATAGTGCAGATCACTTTTCACTTTCTCTAGAGTCCAGCCCTTGGACTTGGTTCTATCAGCTATGGAGTCTTCCTCTTGTTCTTCCCTTCTCTAGTACAGATCCAATCACAGGATCTCTGTATGTATGCGCTGATGAGCTATACCTCCCGGACGAAACACTTCTCAACCCTGTAGATGTATATATAGAAGTTTGAGTTCTGGACGTCTTGGTATTGGATCCGCTCTTCTGTTAGCATAAACATGAATTAGATTCTATTCGTCTTCTTTATTCTTAAGAGAAACCCCCCACCCGAACCATTCTTAAGACCACCAAGCCCTCTCGAATGAGTTCTACTATAGAAGCTTTCAACGTAGACCCGGGGACAAATCTTTCACTCACTGAGAAGTGAAAACCTGTGACTAGATCGTCCTGAAGACGGATGCGACGGGAAGAAGTGGCATTTGGAAGTGTTGCTGACTTAACATTTAGGTTTCGGCATAACAAAGCTTGCACTGTCTTTTCGCACTTAGGCGCACAGCGTGCCATTGGTAATGATTCTACTACGGTGCCACAAATTCGCAAGCTGATCCTAAGTAATCGTTGTTGTTCATTGGATTCCGGAGGAACTACTTCGTTAGGATTGGGGAATTGCTGCGATTCTTCCTGAATAGCCTGGATTCTCCCGTCGAGAGTCACTTTGAAAGTCTTACCTAAACTCTTCCGACTGAATATGATAAAGCCTATAAAACAACGAGCTACTATCATTTCTTCATTATAGATTGAGATCTTCTTCGAACTTGATGCACAAATAGATGGAATAGCAGCAAATAGCATCTTTCTAGCCTGCATATTCGTGGAAATCAATCTCATTTAGAAAGCCTTATCTCTATCTTTCAGCAACTGAACGGGAAGTGGTTTAGGAAAGGACTTTAGAATCGGATGCGCTCGCCCAGCGAGAAAGGCCCTGACCCTGCCAACCAAGTCAAAATAAAAAAGACAGCAAAGAAAGCGACTCCCGCGAGACTTCTTTCTATTGTTATTGTTACGCCATAATATTCCGATAGATAGAAGCGCTATCATAATAATCAGAATAACATAAGAGGGGCGGTCACAATACCAATAGAGGGGCTCGAGTGGGGATGGAACGAAACTCCCGAAATTTTCAACATACCAGTCATGGTGCGGTGTGCTTATATCCATAGGTTTCGCGTAATCCACATACCACTTCTGGTATTCACGATTCAGCAGCCAGCTGAGCTTAACCGGGAATAATTGTTGAGAAATTTCGGTAGTCACGTCCAACTCTCGTTGGAGGAAATGTACGTAGTCTGGTTGTATGACGCCATGAAAGAAATCATGACGCTGCACAACCAAGAATTTATTAAAGCTCGCCAATCTAGACGCAGTATGAGGGTCCATAAATTCATCCGGGACCCAAACCGACCCGGAAAAGAAATAGGGGCTATTATAAATTGAGGTTAAGATATCCGGACGAACCGGTATCCCTTGCAGAATAAGACTGTCGGCCGAAGAATTTATATTACGCGATCGTGACTGTCCATCTTTATCAGCCAACTCCCCAGTTTCCAACAGTGACTGTCTCTGATCCCCCTATTTCTTCTGAGCAATAGAGTGTGAGTGATCCGCTAAGTCAACCGACCCTTTTCCAAGTTTCGGTGTCCGTAGGAATGGAAGCTTTATTTCAAAGCCTTGTGTTCATTCTCAGCCCTTCAGTCAGGAATTAGCGTTCGACCTTCTCTCCTACGCCATTACTGATGGACAAATCTGTTTGGAAACAGAGCTCTTTTATCGCGGAATTAGACCTTGACGTGAACAGACGCTTTCTCGGAGAAAGCCTTTTTTTCTTTGTTCACTTCCCTTAGCTTTAATCGGAACCTTTCTTTTATACGCTTTCTTCTCTTAAGAGATTTTTTTATAGTGACAGCTGATAGGGAAAGCTTACTCTTTGATAGACCAAGCCGAAAGACAGACACATTTCCATTTTCTAAAGCCACGCCCCTTCCGCCTGTCCTTTCCTGACTCTGTCGACGGTATGCTTGATGATAGGATGGTAGGATTGATGGGTATGCCTGTCCGAATGTTGAGCCGATATACCTTCTTTACAGCCTCTCGAGAAAGAAAAATGGAAGTCTCCGGTCGGCCCTAAAACTACTGACTTTCCGGCAAGACCGGTTGCGGATTCAACCTCGGCTTCACTTAGAATACGTAAATTTCCCATATGCCCACCTTCCAGCTCTAAGCTAGTCCCTACTGATGCCTATTTCTTTGGTCTCATTCTGTAAAACTACTAACTCCTTCTACAGCAGGAATAAGGGATTCGTTACGAACACTAACGCAAACAACGTCTTTTTTTGCCGTTGATGGTTGCAGCTTCTTCTCTCGTTATGCACCGGGTACGAGTCAGGCTTTCCGGGACTGGCTATCTCGGCGGGATTTTGCTCCTTATTTCGGGCTTTCGCGCCTTGCCTAGCCATTTTCATACCTAGGAACCGCCTTGAAGCCTTTTGCTCGTCTATGCCCTTCTTCGTACCACCTTACGCAAGAAACTTTCTCAGATTGGGGCAAATCCTGAGACTGACTTTCTTTCGTCTGGAAAGCCCTCGGGCGATCTCACCAGAGAAAGAAGAGTTCTCAGCTCCCAGTCAACGGTCCAGGTCCAGGTCCTAAAACTACCGCCTTTGCTTTTGCAGCAGAATCTATGTCAGCTGGATTTCCATCATCACTGGCAGCTAGATTAGCCCGGCTAACTTGAATCAGTTTACTTGACTTCTATTTGAAACTACTCCTCATCCGAGGTAGAATGCTTTTCTGCTGTTCAAAGAAATGCTTACCAGGTCTGGGCTCGATCCCAATAGCCTTATTAGTTCCTTAGCCTGCCGGGAATTCTTATATACTCCATAACCAGAGAACTTTCTCCGGATCATATCCAGTAGCAAGCATCCCTTCCTTAGATTAGATTCGAGAGTAGGCATGCCCAGACCCAGCCCAGCTTTGCATCATTACTCGCGGTTGGTTAGGAGCGGCGTCAGGGGAAGGAACGGGGGCATGGGTCTCTCGGGAGCAAAGGCTTCGGTTGGGATAGAAGCATAGGTACCCAGAGCGGAAGATCCACCGGCGGATCCTACAGCAGAGGCAGAGGTAGCTGGAGAAGCTGCAATGGTAGTTTATTATGTTGAGTAAGTTGAACCAGCCGAAGAAAAATAAGAAGGTAGCAGCTACTTCTTCTGCTTCTTCGGTTGTTGCCGCCTAATTAGCTACGATCAATGAAAATCTCGTAAGAAAGCTGTGCCACGAACAGCGCTTTGCCCCTTCTATATAAGCTGCACTGCGCTGAATGAGAAAGATCTCCTGCCCCCATCTATTTGTTGTGGGGTTCTTTACTTGGTTAAAAACCGTTCATTTTCCTACAAGCAAGTCTTTCTTTCAATTGTGCAATTAGTTCTCTCTAGGCAGCCACCATCAGGCGCCTTTACGCAAGATGAACTCTCTTCCTAAAAGTACACCGCACATATTGTTACTCTTTAGCCATCTATGAATCCTTTTCAGAGTCCTCCGGTCGAGTTGGAAAACAACCCTTGAGACCTCGTCGCGGCGTTAGCAGCCATTGACATTGACGATGTGATGTATTGAAGACTAAGCGAGCCAGCCTAGAACGGAACAAAAAAAATTTCAATGAAATGAAGTACACGCAACTACGCCTGTGAACTCGGATAGCCTTTCAGCATTCCTTGAATCTACCCTAGGAAAAGGCACTTTCTTTTCTTATGAGATTTTTAGTTAGAGGTAAAAGAGCCCAAGACGCGCATCCACCAGATAAGCCATATAGTTCTTTGTGATCCTCAAGTTCAAGTCGTTGGACGCTTCGTGTCCCTGCCCCCTTTCTCTTCCTTGGGCTTTGGGCTTTTGTCCAACTTCCAACTCAATATCTTAGTCATCTTTCTTCAAAGGCCGTTGATTCTGCTTCCTTGATTGAATAATCGAAGGTGAATCAATAAGACAGTACCGGGCGTGTGATAACAACACTTGCTTTCGTGCTGGAATTACCTTGGTGTCACTCACCTATCTTTGCCTTGCTTGGCTCCTGTATACTAAAATGGCTGTCTCGCTGTCTACTGGAGCTCGGATCCGACTAAAAGTGGGTTCGTGTATATGCGCCCTGCCCAGAGCTAGCCTGAAAGAGCAGCCGTGGAGAGTCTTGGCTACCATGCCCGGGAGTGCTTTCGAGAAGACATGCACCTTTCTAAGATCTTCTTCTTTGTCTTGAGAACAGCCTCCTTCTCTATCTATTTCCCCTCATTTGCACGAGATGACGGGATTACTTGCATACTCGTAAGGCATGATTTTTCCACTTGCTTGAAGCTCTCTTCCCGTGTCGATGAGGGGCTATTCCTTTCAACCAAAACAAGTTGAAACCTATCTTCTAGCGTAACTTGCGCAACACTCTTTTTTTTTCCTGCCGGAATGTGCTTTTATTCTAAACATCATTGCATTAGAAAAGTGCTTCGGATAACTATTAGCGGTAATCTACGCCCAGTGTTGCCAGGCAATTAAATCCGACTCCGCTTACTAACTTAGTCGAAAGACTAAGCCTTCACCCGGGGCTAGCTGCGTGGCATCAACCCGTTCGTTATCACAGAATGCTTTTCTCGAATGCAATGATGTTTAGAATAAAGCAAGATTCACTTGACTACGGTCGCGTGGTTTCTTATAGAATTCTTATGCACCGTAGGTTCTGAAAGATGCTCGACCAGCGGGAGTAGGTCTTATAGAGAAAGAGATAGAGTAGATAAGCTGTGCAAGAGATATAGTCTAGTAGCAAGTATATGCTTATACAGCTATACAGTCTAGTAGCAAGTATTGCAAAGTAGCTATATTGTATAAAGAGAATACCTTCTTAGATGTCCTTTAATCTATGCCATGAAACCCTAATGGTGCTTCTCGGCAGTAGGTAAACAGCCTTCTCTATTCCTCCTTACCAACTACCTAATCTTGAGGATTGTCGTTCAACGGCTAAACACGAAACAAAAAGGGCCTAGTACCCCGACTTACTATTTATTGTACTAAATGTAATATTAATATGTGCCTTGGTCATGGATGAAATTAAGTACATCATTAAAGATATAATTAAGACTGAGATCTGATCAGAGGATGCTTCTCGTTCATGCCACGGAACGGATAGGAAAAAAGATTGACTAAATCAAATAAGGAAGATAGAAGTAGCTGCAATTGCTATTGAATCTGCTGCGCGTGGAAGGTTTGACGAAGTACCATTTCATTGAATTTCGCATAGTCCTTTCTTTCGATCGCATTAACATGGCGCTGTCTTCTCTTTAATCCTCTCGAGTCGAGCAAGAAAGGTAATCGTATCATCCATGGCTAAAAGACTTTGATTTCTGACCGGATAGTCAATCAATATGAATCGCAGGAATGAGAAAAGAAAACAAAGGGGGAGCTTTCTATATATTAGCGTATACCTCTCATTATCAGACTCCGAATTAGACTCAGGTGACTCAGACTTAGACTGAATTCCCGGGACATTTCTCTTTAAAAGAAAAAAGAAAATGGAATGAAACTCTTACCAGCTGGTTCAAATCAACCATTGGACTGAGGCAAGGGTGCCCGTTGTCACCTTACTTGTTCATAATGGGATCGGAGGGGCGCTAAATTATTAGTTATTAGAAAGGAGAAGATTGCTACTGGTACCTTGAGAGGCTTTCAATTCACACCTCAATCTCCTGTGAGATCTCATACCCCCTATGCGGATGTTTGTACTCCTATAAAGGTTGCTTTGTGGCGAGGTGCTACGATTTTTTTCATTTTACTCTCGTCGAGTTAGCTCACTTCCTTTTCTTTTCTTGAGCTATAGAGCAATAGGAGGTTGATGGTCAGTTCAAGCAAGGGTTCCATCTTGGCAAATTCATTCCTTATTTTCTGCGTACTCTAGCATTACCTTTCAACTAACTGGTCTATTTTTTTCTCTGGCCGGGATGTCCTGATATGGTTTCTGAGTAGTTGTAGTGCACTTATCGACTGCTAACCGCCAGGTGTGCGTTGTGTAACTCCAGCCATAGCCTGCACTCCCCGGAAAAGCATTTTCACGTCTATTCGGTCCGCAAAAAAAGAAAGGGGCGTAACGAGCAGTCTACTCATGTACGAAAGGGGGATATTCCGACTCAATGCAAGAAGTTCCTTTCGTCGCCTCCCCCCTTACCATGTAGCCCCTTCTTACTATTTCCCCAGGTACCCTTTATAGATAGAGGATAATAGCCTTGGATCTTCTCTTATGCGGTTAATCCACTCACGAAGAACCTCTGCTTCCGTATCCGCCGTCTAGTTCATTATTGATGGATTGTATCGGCGGTTTGGTTATAAACTTAATGAATTTCGGGAGACGGAGAGAGCTGCCACTTTGGTCGTCTTCTTTCATTTCAAACTTCAAATTGATCGAATTGTTTCAAGGTTCTGCGCAGGCGGTTGCGCGTTGTAATCAGGCATTTCGATCCCATATTTTGTGTTGTGAAGGATTTAGCCACTTGTGCCTGTTGTTGCTGTTGATGCACCTGAATTTGCTGCTGAGGTGGGAATGACCTCCTAGCTACAGCAGCATTCTCGTTGGCATTGGCGTAGTCATAAGGGACTAAAAGTAGTTCGTCTTCGATCCGATCGCCCATTCGCGTTTAGGTGTGATTCAAAGAGGCCGCGGTAACGCGAATCAACACTTTGATTCGCGTGGCCTTTGACAGAACTCTTTTAAACCTTGATAACTTGCTTGTTTTCTTACTTCCTGGGGATACTCGTTTCTTTGCAAAGCTTATAGTTTATTTAGCACCTATAAGGTGAGATACGGGAAATTGACCATACTGCTTTGTCATAGGAAATAATGACAACATTGGCGACCAAGGAGTGGCGAAAGCAATCCAAGAACTCATAAATAGGCCTTATTCCTTGGGCTACTCTTAGTTTTTTTAATGAATAGTATAGCATGAACAACCAGAAGCCGCAACAATAGAATAGTATCAACGAAAGGCTCTTCCACTTCTATTTATTTACTATATAAGCTGTTCGACTGACTCGTTGGCTCCGCGTTCATGAAATTCCAATATCAACAACATAAAGCAAATTCTTCGATCTTAATTTCGGGCGTATGGAATTCGTTCATCTCTAGTACTGAGAATCGAAGGGGAAGGGGAATCCATCAAGGTTTTTGGCTCGCAATAAAGCTAGGGTCCTGATCGAGCAACTAGTAGTCCTATCTATCCACCTCTCCAGACACAATATCTTGAGTACCTATGATGGTGACCACATCTGCTGGCATGTGATGTTTGGACATAGAATCGAGTCCTTGTGAATGGGCAGAGCCAGGTGCTCTTATTTTACGACGGTAGGGACGATTGCTTCCATTACTGACCAGAAAGACACCAAATTCTCCTTTAGGTGCTTCAACTGCGGTATAGGTAGAAGGAGCTGGTACGGAAAAACCTTCTGTATAAGGTTCGAAATGGTGAATTGAGGTAGAGTAGACCGATGATCTTGTAGTCATTTGGCCGGCTATTGAAAGAAAAAGCTTGCATCTGCTCCCCCTATTATATAACCGGTCCCATCTCTCTCCAAACCTAACGTGGTAGTTTCCCATCATAGGGCTTTCTATCTATAGATTGAGCCATTACCAAGGAGCTAATTTCATTCGTTCAGAACTCAGTTGACTGCTTCTATAGATAAGGCGGAGCGTCCTTGTCCTTGGTTCAGCATTCTAGCGCATAGGGCTTTGGCGCTACTACAGCGCTTCGCTAACTCGAAGCGCCTCGCTATGAGAATATAGCCTCGCGCTAACGCTCGGCTAAGTCTTGAACCTTCGCGCTGACCGTTCGCTTTCTCAGTAGCAAAAGCGCTTCTCTTTGCCCCTTAAGTAGAAGGACAAGAAAGATGTTATTGGTTTTCTTGCTCCCGCTTCCTCATCTGCGCTCATCAAGCCAGCTTTGCTCTTTGGGAGGTGAAACAGCGGTTGAGGCGGACATTTCGAAATGACAGCATCGAAGATAGATTTATATCTATACACGGTTACGGTTATCTCGGACTGCGTTCCGGAAAAAGTAGCCTACTTGAGTTGAGGGGCGGGCACTCCTGTCTTTCAACCCCACTATACTATTCATAGTTGTGGGGGCACTGTGTACTTACAGCCTCTACGATAAGCAAGTGAATGGGCCCGGTGCGTGGCGAACGGAACGGTTCATCAAGAACATTTTCGCCTCAACTCCCTAAATAGGAAGGGGGGACTTTAAAAACTTTAAAAATAGGGCTAATTGCTTCCCACCTGACTGTGATAGCCCTCTCGAAACCTTACCTTATTGGAGCTTTGTAACTAGTGACCGGGTTCCCGCCGCTAGAGCGTTTTCCCAGTGCGCGGAGCCCCAACGAGTAAGGTTTTAGTGGTTTATCATTGGGTCCATAACGCTAATCCTTCTTTTTGTGCTACTCCTAGGGCGGGAAGAAGAGAAGAAAACGCGAGGCGTTCTCTTGGTTTCCCAACCTGTTGCTTCTAAAGACTGCCCTCTCTCGGCTGGATGTTGGTCCAGCCTACTACGAGTATCCCGTATCCAGCAACCTATACAAAGGGCATCAAAGCCCTTTGTATAGGTTGGAGCTATGAAGCTGACCTTCTTTTTCTTAAAAAAGGAAAGGGCCTTTTCAGCTGATGCGCAGGAGCGCACTTCCGCTTTCCCTTTACTAGTAGGGGGTCCCGTGGTTCCTATGCCGCCGCCCTTCCCGGTCCTTTTCTTTTAGTGCTTCGACCCGAAGCGATAGCTTCTAGCTAGTTCAGTGGATAAGATGGCTGCGCTCCAGCTCACTCAAGAATGGGACGGCAGTGGTCCGCCGGCAAGCTCGTTCTGATCTTGGACGCAGTACATTGGAATCCTGAAGTACCACCACGAACGCTACCGCGCGCCCGCCTGCGGTGCGGTAAGGCACCACCCTGTTGTGCCAGCAGCCAACTCCGGCGTGTCCGCTTAGTTATCCTCATCAAGCCACTTACTTGATGTCTAGCTTCCCAACTGGTAGGCGGTTCCTTTTCCCCCAGATCAATGAATAAGGTAGAAGTCAGTTGATTCTTCCGAAGAACCGGAAGCGAAGCGCTATGCCGGGGCGGGGAGACGGGAAAAGAAACGGCTCCGAAGAAAGAAATTGGGGTTCCCAATGCTTCTCCACGCTCAACGAGATGCGCCAACCTCGGGATGCTTTACTCCTAACCCCACAAGGTTCCGAGACGGAGCTTAACCTGAGTCTCGGTTAAGAACGGCGATGATCCACGTTTCACACGGCGCACGATTCCATGGATAGTTTCATTCGACATCGTGATGGAGGACATAGCTTACGATCATCGGCTTTGATCATGCCACTAGGCATTTTATTAGGACATTGCACAATGATCCGAACACTTTGTCGCATCTCTTCGATACGAATACAGTAACGATCATAGCGATCTCCTCTGGTACCTACTGGTACGTCAGGATCCAATTGGTCATGAACATCGTAAGGTGCTGCTCTTCGCGAATCCCAGCATACCCCTGGTTGGGATGGGTAGGCCCACCACTTAACTTTCACTTAGGCCCGGGCCAAGTAAGTGGGGGACCCTGCCGGGCTCCCCCCCCCCCCAAAAAAAAAACAAACTGTACGTGAGAGTTTCCCTTCATACGGCTCGAATCATTCTCAGATGCCCCGAGAGGCGTCCTTTCCTTGTTTGTTGGGTTGGTTCACGCGCGCGCAAACGAGCACCGGCCGCAACAGCAGGAAACTATGACCAATAGAGTAAGACACTTAGCTACACCCGCACGCAAAAGGAATGTGGTTCTGGTTGAGGCTTTCTTTCCCTTATTAGTTTATTAGTAAAGGGGCGCGGGACGTTCGCGGAGTCCGTGCCTATCATATCAAAAGGGTCGTAGAAAGAGAACCCGGCCGCCTATTTCATTCGACGTTCCGGGGCGGGGGCCCGCCCGATTCGACCTACTTTTGGATAACAAGAAGGCGAGCTTCTCCGCTTTGATCACATAAAAGCCCAGTCAGCCACCAACTCGGTGCAGGTCACGTGACCTGCAGTTCGGCCTTCGCTTTTTGAGGCTTCCTCTACCCACATCTCTATGTGTCCGCAGCACTTCCATATGGAGAAAGATAGGCTTACCATGTTCCATCAATAGCACCTAACCTATGCCGATTTTGGCGGACCGTGCTCCACCCCGGTGAACTCATGCGGTTCCGACGTGCCCAGAGGCCAGAGGCGAATCCGTTCACGGTCCGTAGGACCAACACCATTCGAAGGTGGGTGGCCCGCCCCGCCCAGAACAGTCATGTTTGACTGGGCTTACACACATTCGCTCACTTACGCTGTCCCCCCTCAGCTCACCCTAGCCCCGCCAGGCCTTTTGCTTTTCTAACGTAAGCTCCAAGGCTTCACACCAAGTCTTCACTGACATAATATGCGTGCTTTAGTAGGGTCAGGCAGAACCGTTGTTACCTGATGGGAACTCCCCCCATATTGCTATCAATGTCTTCATGTCGCACGACCTCTTAACATTACACCACTGAATCCCCAATCCTTTGCTTGCTGTGCAGTGACAGTACCAATATCCACTAATCGTTGTTTCCAGATACGGTTGCCGGTTGACATCTCTTCTAATTCGTCGATACGAGAAGCAAATTGTTGTGTGGAGGAATCAATATCTCGACATAAGCCAAGAGGCAGATCTTGTGCCACTCCACCTGGTCGTATGAAACTGGCATGCATCCTGGCTCCCGAGACTCTTTCATAGAATTCCAACAATTTCTCCCGCTCCTCAAAAGCCCACAGGAACGGGGTTGATGCTCCCACATCCATAGCATGAGTAGTTAAAGCAAGTGAATGATTTGAAATTCGAGTTATTTCACGGAATAACACTCGTATATATTGAGCTCGTAATGGTACCTCGCAATTCAAAAGTCTCTCTACGGCTGAAGAATGAGCGTGTTCTTGGGCCATCGTAGAAACATAGATAGGGTCAACGACGGAACGAACAACGAAACTTTACGACAGCTTTTTCGTACACGTTCACTTGCATCACATACACAAGTGCTCTCTGAACCGTGCAATAAGGTCACCCATAACACGGCTCTCCCACTTGAGTTATCTTAGCCCCAGGCCATGCTATTCAATAATTTTTTAAAAATGTCGGCGTAAGGTAACAACTAGTATTGAAAGCAGGTCGCCTTTGGAATATGAGTAGGGCTCCTAGGTGGCGCGTTCGTGGAGGCAAACCGAAGGAAGAGCAAAAGGAAGGTTGGGTGCTTGTGGGGCGAGGCCGCCCGGCCTCGAATAGGCGGGGGCCTAGCTCTAGCTCCGGGTCCCCCCTGCTTGCGGAAATGAATGGATCAGAAGGGGGCTGGGTTCTCGATTTCCGGGCCGGGCGGGAGGTGAGGCCATAAGATAAGATTGCCCTCCCGGTAAGGAAGAGGAGAAAAGGGTGCTGTCATCTATCTCGACCAGTTTCCTGAGGCGTTGGAAATCCAGACCGGTTCAGAGAATCACTGGCGCTATTTAGCCCTTCGTTTCGCCAACAAAGAAGTCATCCTTGACGATTTCCCATTCCTTCCCCGCCTCTCTTCGCCATTCGATGCCTCTGCCTTCCCTTTCTATAACATACCCAGGCGCTCTCCTTTTCAATCACTAATAAAAAAAAAGACCAATAAAAGCCCTATCTAAGTAAAGCTTCGTCTGTTCTTTTTCCGGCTCCAGGGGACTTTACTTGACCCACTCTCCAGTCTCCCGCACTGCTCAAGTAAGTGTGCGACTCCGTATGAGGACCTCCTTCCCTTCTGCCCACTCTCCGTTCACACGGTTCTCAAAGCAGAGGAGGAAGGTTGGGCAGGAGGTACCACGAGCCCTCTGTCCCACACATCTATCCAGAAGCAAGTGTAGTTCACCGGTTCCACCGAATGCTCCTAATCTCTCGGCAAAGATCGTGTGAGTGTGCAGTTATGCTTCGGATGCTTCGCCATAGAATAGATCGACCCAGTTCCCTTTTCTTTTCCGGTGCACTCGCTTTATATCTCCGATACACAAGGAAGGACGCGGTGGGAAGGAAGCAGCCCTAGCCTCTGTCCGGCCGATCATTCCGCTGGCATCTCGCATTCACGCCCCCCCTTTGACTGCCGCTCGGGGATGTAGTTGTAGATACATTAGTCTTAGTGGGTCGTTGGCTCCACTTGTTATCTCCTTCTACGACATGCTGTTGTCGTCGCCATATTCCATATGTCACTTAGTCATCTCTGCCTCACTGCGGGTCAGCACCTCCGAAAG
This window contains:
- the orf192a gene encoding hypothetical protein, whose product is MRLISTNMQARKMLFAAIPSICASSSKKISIYNEEMIVARCFIGFIIFSRKSLGKTFKVTLDGRIQAIQEESQQFPNPNEVVPPESNEQQRLLRISLRICGTVVESLPMARCAPKCEKTVQALLCRNLNVKSATLPNATSSRRIRLQDDLVTGFHFSVSERFVPGSTLKASIVELIREGLVVLRMVRVGGFS
- the orf182a gene encoding hypothetical protein, whose protein sequence is MDPHTASRLASFNKFLVVQRHDFFHGVIQPDYVHFLQRELDVTTEISQQLFPVKLSWLLNREYQKWYVDYAKPMDISTPHHDWYVENFGSFVPSPLEPLYWYCDRPSYVILIIMIALLSIGILWRNNNNRKKSRGSRFLCCLFYFDLVGRVRAFLAGRAHPILKSFPKPLPVQLLKDRDKAF
- the nad7 gene encoding NADH dehydrogenase subunit 7, which gives rise to MTTRNEQIKNFTSNFGPQHPAAHGVSRLVLEMNGEVVERAEPHIGSLHRGTEKLIEYKTYLQALPYSDRLDYVSTMAQEHAHSSAVERLLNCEVPLRAQYIRVLFREITRISNHSLALTTHAMDVGASTPFLWAFEEREKLLEFYERVSGARMHASFIRPGGVAQDLPLGLCRDIDSSTQQFASRIDELEEMSTGNRIWKQRLVDIGTVTAQQAKDWGFSGVMLRGPGVCWDSRRAAPYDVHDQLDPDVPVGTRGDRYDRYCIRIEEMRQSVRIIVQCPNKMPSGMIKADDRKLCPPSRCRMKLSMESSIHHFEPYTEGFSVPAPSTYTAVEAPKGEFGVFLVSNGSNRPYRRKIRAPGSAHSQGLDSMSKHHMPADVVTIIGTQDIVSGEVDR